The following are encoded together in the Acetobacter vaccinii genome:
- a CDS encoding class I SAM-dependent methyltransferase encodes MTDVFQNYSSGRDDAPMPPPSRSALDAEAVKLAYRRWAKVYDVVFGGVSRFGRLRAVEAVNGLPGSDVLEVGVGTGLALPHYKTSKSITGIDLSSDMLDRARERVRVGGHSNVRSLLEMDAEETSFEDNSFDIAVAMFVASVVPHPRKLLRELKRVVRPGGYILFVNHFLAPGGVRGSVEHAMARASRSLGWHPDFAMEALLPPEDMVRAYMQPVPPLGLFTLVTLENLPSD; translated from the coding sequence ATGACTGACGTTTTCCAGAACTATTCCTCTGGCCGGGATGATGCCCCAATGCCGCCCCCCTCGCGTTCCGCGCTGGATGCGGAGGCCGTCAAGCTTGCCTATCGGCGCTGGGCCAAGGTGTATGACGTGGTCTTCGGCGGTGTGTCCCGCTTTGGCCGCCTGCGTGCGGTCGAGGCTGTAAACGGCCTGCCAGGCTCGGACGTGCTGGAGGTAGGGGTCGGGACCGGCCTTGCCCTGCCGCACTACAAGACATCCAAATCCATTACCGGCATCGACCTTTCCTCCGACATGCTTGATCGTGCGCGTGAGCGCGTGCGGGTCGGCGGGCACAGCAATGTGCGGAGCCTGCTGGAAATGGATGCCGAGGAAACGAGCTTCGAGGATAATTCCTTCGATATCGCCGTTGCCATGTTTGTGGCCTCTGTCGTGCCGCATCCGCGCAAGCTGCTGCGCGAACTCAAGCGCGTTGTGCGGCCGGGCGGGTATATCCTGTTCGTCAATCACTTTCTGGCACCGGGTGGGGTGCGCGGGAGTGTCGAGCACGCCATGGCGCGGGCCTCCCGCTCACTGGGCTGGCATCCGGACTTTGCGATGGAGGCTTTGCTGCCGCCTGAAGATATGGTGCGGGCCTACATGCAGCCGGTGCCGCCCCTGGGCCTGTTTACATTGGTAACACTGGAGAATCTCCCTTCCGACTAA
- a CDS encoding cbb3-type cytochrome c oxidase subunit I, with protein MTSVRNRSQQRYSRSGRGQKDGVCDIRTGSAYLGLAALAGLVGGGIAVMARVGQLPAMPGLARLTQVHSILMLLYLVVPALVGGFGTLWLPRALGRARILASGLNTTGLWLTVAGACGTLLAAGHDTGLRCATLLWCAGTLLTSMALLATVFDSRADSLQRQPFSPFVWGQTLAASSLLLMVPVFAAHIVRGWGQASLSVSSAVAGFAAPVSLVVLLVGFGLVFDMTARVGRSAIRPVVAVMAITAATGVVAWVKASLLPADMAGQALQIGGALVGLYSLSAIAMAVAWVAATWKASITLRTPLLWGMGFVGVVAAGWGAQFLLGAGLHSALQLGALYAICGGFYLWRGEECGFWYPQRLARLHFFLTLAATLLVFVPGQQVSGAALFGLAALCFVVAAVSSFRKQAPASVSTVLQPAPVRLGQSRRGFF; from the coding sequence ATGACCTCCGTGCGTAACCGGAGCCAACAGCGTTATTCACGTTCAGGCAGGGGCCAGAAGGATGGTGTCTGCGATATCAGGACAGGCAGTGCCTATCTGGGGCTGGCGGCTTTGGCCGGGCTTGTCGGTGGCGGTATTGCTGTCATGGCCCGTGTGGGCCAGCTGCCCGCCATGCCGGGTCTTGCGCGTCTGACGCAGGTACATTCCATTCTTATGCTGCTGTATCTGGTCGTGCCTGCCCTTGTGGGTGGGTTTGGCACGCTATGGCTGCCCAGAGCGTTGGGGCGTGCGCGTATTCTTGCCTCTGGCCTTAACACCACCGGGTTGTGGCTGACGGTTGCGGGGGCGTGTGGCACCCTGTTGGCCGCAGGGCACGATACAGGCCTGCGCTGCGCCACGCTGCTGTGGTGTGCCGGAACGCTGCTGACCAGCATGGCTTTGCTGGCGACCGTGTTTGATAGCCGGGCAGACAGCCTGCAACGTCAGCCGTTTTCTCCCTTTGTGTGGGGGCAGACACTCGCTGCGTCTTCTCTATTGCTGATGGTGCCGGTGTTTGCCGCCCATATCGTGCGTGGATGGGGGCAGGCCAGCTTGTCTGTGTCCTCCGCAGTCGCAGGCTTTGCCGCCCCGGTCAGCCTTGTGGTGTTGCTGGTGGGTTTTGGCCTGGTGTTTGACATGACAGCGCGTGTCGGCCGCTCTGCTATCCGGCCTGTTGTCGCTGTCATGGCGATCACGGCAGCCACGGGCGTTGTGGCGTGGGTCAAGGCATCGCTGCTGCCTGCGGATATGGCCGGTCAGGCCTTGCAGATTGGCGGGGCGTTGGTGGGGCTGTATTCACTCTCTGCCATTGCCATGGCGGTCGCGTGGGTTGCAGCGACATGGAAAGCCAGCATTACCCTGCGCACGCCGCTGCTGTGGGGTATGGGGTTTGTTGGCGTGGTTGCCGCAGGCTGGGGCGCACAGTTCCTGCTTGGTGCAGGGCTGCACTCTGCCCTCCAGCTTGGGGCACTGTATGCCATCTGTGGTGGCTTTTACCTCTGGCGTGGTGAGGAATGTGGTTTTTGGTATCCACAGCGCCTGGCGCGGCTGCATTTCTTTCTGACACTGGCTGCAACTCTTCTGGTCTTTGTGCCGGGGCAGCAGGTTTCTGGCGCTGCGTTGTTTGGGCTTGCGGCTCTGTGCTTTGTCGTGGCAGCGGTATCCAGCTTCCGTAAGCAGGCTCCGGCTTCCGTATCCACAGTCCTGCAGCCTGCCCCTGTGCGGCTTGGTCAGTCACGGAGAGGTTTTTTCTGA